The DNA segment catgtacattgataGATGTACATCTTGTagcatttgaattaaaatagaaaacgtgtttatttctaatttttaaatagcgtgtttattttatttgcttgaatatatatatattcctaaGGTATCATCACATTTAGACTGGGAGTTCGGTCAATCAATTTTTGACAGATAAAGAAGGCTATCAAGTGAGATTTACAAGAGATAAAAGAGGGAGAATTGAAAGTTGGGTACACAACAAAGGGAGAAGGGTAAAGTTAAGATATTCAAAAGCGTTTCGAATCCTCGATGGAATTCTGAACAATAGTAAAGATTTTGTAGTTTTGTCTCGTGGACGAGTGTACGACTGTATTTCCTTTGAAACTGAATTAAACCCTTTATGTCATtgataatatatgtattaactGACATGTCCAGAGAGGGAGAGAAGGGACAGGTTTGATATTCAAAAGCGTATCCAATCCTCGATGAAATTCTGAACAATAGTAAAGATTCTGCAGTTAGTCTCGTGGTGAAGGGCTGTATATGTTTGAAAGTGAATTCAAccctttatttcattgataatatatttagaGAGAGGGAGATGGGACAGTTTGGATATTAAAAAGCGCTTCCAAATATTGATGGAATTCTGAATAATAGTAAAGATTCTGCAGTTTTGGCATCGTGTTATAGGGCTGTATTTCCATTGAAAATGAATTCAAccctttatttcattgataatatatttattaactgGCCTGTCCAGAGAGAGGGAGAAGGGACAATATAGATATTAAAAAGCGCCTCCAAATATTGATAGAATTCTGATTAATAGTAAAGATTCTGCACTTTTGGCCTCGTGTTAGAGGGCTGTATttccattgaaaataaattcaacCTTTATTTcctattaataatatatttattaattgacATGTCCAGTCGTGGTTGAACTTTAGTTCCGTTTATCTATCACGCTGGTCATGTTCCGTTTATCTATCACGCTGGTCATTTCGAATACCAATTCATGCGATATATGGAATTAACAGCCTCCTGAATATTTCCGGTAAATCAATTCATGTGAGGGTACTATTTACATCGATTTAATTGTTAACAATTTAGCTACAACAGCCATAGGTATCAATAAACATTATCACTTTGATTGCAAATCCTATCGAATTGAACATCACGTATTTGCTAATAGGTTGCATTATTGCCGGCTCGAAACATAATCAGATAATGACGTCCAATTCATCTGGATCCAATAGTTTTGTTTAGAAACTGCGGAAAATGAATCCGCTTGCAAGTAGAACAAACAACCCAATAACGATTACAAATGGTCAATTGTAACTTTGTAAATCACCTTTATTACGCCGGTAATATTTCGCCTTGGTGCAGATTTATATTCAATTGAAGGAAGTTTGTATACATACAactttggaaataaataattattagaCATGACACGCGTTCtagaaaatgtacatgttttgatgtttttgatatttgctCCAAATCGTGCGTTGTCTTGGAATATTGGTTTAGTTTGTGACGTGAACGTTTTTGAATATTGTCAGATGGCTGTGACATCATTGTCAATTGACGAGCAGATGAACGTTACTTTGGTGAATGCAACggataatttattttcaagtctCAAGCTGTTGAACGAAACAGGTATAATTTGTTATACCCCCGCAATAAGGGTTGACGGATTAGTTTATTTTTGGTATTCATGCTTAACACTTGACGGAGTAATGGTCTCCTTTCAACTCTTAGAAATTGTCAATAgtacggtttccggacgataattCATGAAGAATTAACGTGTTTAGGTATTTTTGGTACACATTTTAACACCATAAATACAGAACAAGTTctactttgttaaaaaaaacactaccaACTTGacggagttatggcctcttttaaACTAAGATGTTACCAAATCTACGGTTtttggacgataactcatgagaGGGTTCAACTGTTTAATTTTCCTGGGTACGAACATTAATTTCTCGTTAATCGTGTTTTACACCTTAAAATACAGGACAAATTCGACTTCAGCCACAAACCATAAACATTTGACGGAGTTATGTCCCCTTTTCAACTGAAAATTTGTCAAACATAAAACTCATATAAAGTCAAATATGCATgtgattatttataaaatacacaaGCGGCGTGTGGGGACATTCTCCTCTCCTGTTGTTCGTCAAAGATctagttattatttaaaaaatgaaacaaatggcatATTCTTATGACACCATGCGCAAACCGCGATTTTAAATATAGAATTTTAGCGTCACAATTTGTTCCATTAAATATAAAGTCAAAATTAAAGATCATATTGACTGCTAGTCGCAAGACTGTTGGTAAAACCAATCAGTTTACATGTCAGATGCCGTCCTAGCACGACATTCTTTTTTGAAAGTCTAATGTAGTCCCAGCATGGCATTCATTTTTGATTGTCCATTTGCATGTTTAATGTCGAAccacattcatttttttcaatattcaatgtacaatgtagtgccagcattttttaaatatcagacAATCatcttttgaatgtccaatgtccaaggTCGTTCCAACACGATATTCATATGTTGAGTGTCTTGTGTCGTATGTTTAGCAAACTTTACACATCTTTTTACTTAAAAAGTCTACTGATAAGtgcattcattttaaaaaaatctgattttcaTATTACAGGAGACACCTACAAAATAACCACGTGGATAGGAATTGGTGGAGACCACGTGAATAACGCAGTCTCGTGCGTCGCGCGTGCTCGCAACACACCAGGGTTGATATACACCACTTCACATCGAAGAAAAACGGTACGGGTAATCATTAGTGCTcgataaaatattgttgtaaGGTAGATACGCAACGCGCACAATTGTCGGCATTAATGATCATGGTAAGCCCTGCAAATATTACAGAAAAATGGACCGGTCTATAATGTTTATCTATCGAATTCTCAATCATTTTCGATCTTTATAGATTTACTCAGAAGACATGCTGCTGTTGCATCCAGATCGGGAGGGTCTTGCAAGCGCCGTTGTATCACTGATCGGGATACGAGTCGTCGGGAACGCTTTTCTCTTGTATGAAGATATCTACTCGGGGGATGGCTTCTTGGAAGTGTTCAGCAGGGACCAGTACGGTAACATGTACGTGAAATATTATGATAgtgatgatttgtttttgtctttcatactcatacatgtacattttagttTAACGCGGATATTTTTCACACGATACTTTTAAAATACAGCCATTGAGTTGTACgattgttctttaaatatttgctatgttaaaatgattgtttttgtgtGATTAAAAGGTAATATATGTACAGTCCTGTAGAATATAGGTCTTTATTTAGATgcgattttgtttttttctaatccAAAAACTGACAACAGCACAAAGACAATCCGATAATTCTTTGACTGCCCCTCGTAGATGTTCAATTATAAATCGGCCTTTGTAATCGCCTCTGACAGATAAAATCACAACAGGTTCGATCTCTATTCTGAACATGGCTACTAGTTATGTGACATCTTAGAGAGGGAGCCGTCACAGGTTTTCACGGTAGTGTTATTATCGTTGCGCTCAGAGTAGactaatatttatgcaaagGCTTACCGGCATAAATAGGTTacaacagtttaaaagttagtTTGTTCTTCCGGACAGGGAGAACAAGAACCGACTGGCGGCAGTGCGGCGGGGACAGACGGACGTGGATCTTAGGCTGCAGCTGCTCATTATTCACGACGCCGGCTTCCGGATTCTTATTGTGCATACATCTCATGCCATGTTCCAGAGgtaaaccaaataaaaactCTTATCAACATATCTATTACCCCGAGTACAATTTGAACACATTCTTTTATCATAAGTTTAAGTCAGTCCAACTATCACGAATTGCGCACTTTTCCATCACTTTTCTTACgtgtaattttaaaaaaacaacgtcCCGCTTTTGTTACACTTTTGGTTGACGTATACTTtccttacaatattttgtttacatttatttacacaacttattattttgaaatagttgCGGAATAGAACCAAACGCAAACGTTTTTATCCATTTATTCCCATGGTCACATTAAATTTCCTGTCACATTATAAGTGTCTAACAACATCAgcttattattaaataaatgaacaatccTTAGAAATTAGAATGTCTTACATCCTTTTTTTACAAGGATTGCCACTGCGGCCTCCGGTCTACCCAATTTTGACAAAGGAATCGCATGGCTGCTGACCGAGGCGGCTTTGCTTCCTTCCGCCATGTCGACCGTGACCCGCGAGCACCGCGGCTCAATTCCGACAGGTCTGCTCGCCGTAGATGGGTTTGAGGAGGATATGTATGCGGAAATAATCGGACTTGCTGTAAAAAGTGTTAGGTAGGTAGGGTGATTCAAAACTCAAAATCGCCGTCCGCTAGTTGGACAAGTCTAAATGCTGGGGGACATTATCAGCGTATGCATTTCACGTACTTATGCCGCGGAAGAAAGGGGATGGTTTAGAAACCTTGACTTCTTGTTCAGTAAACACAATGACCAAGCCTGTTAGAGTATTTTGGTTAAACTAGGGCGTTTGGAGGCGTTTACTTCGCATTCATAGATACGCTCctttaaaaagaacatattcGTCCAGTAACAATAAACATCTTCATCGGTACGCTCCTATTGTTGATAACATCTTCATCGGTACGCTCCTATTGTTGATAACATCTTCATCGGTACGCTCCTATTGTTGATAACATCTTCATCGGTACGCTTCTGTTATTCTATTCTATTGCATACATCAATGGGTCATATCTGTGTTAGTATTAATGCTACGAAGTTAACTAAGATAGtgaaattcgcaaatcataactagattacctgttagcgcctgaatctggaatgcatttatagctaagtggtaacacgaatcttattacgttaaTCAGTTATTaagttacttattaagtggaattcgcaaaccataactagttaacctgtaGGTGTTATACAGCTAAAAAGGTAATATGCGGCAGTTCTGGGCATTTTTaagcctgtttttagtcttatgatatttatcttaccaaaaagctaacgcgaatattaactaAATGGCTAGATAATTAACGCGAAAATAAGGATGTTAACAcgaacaattcgcgaacgtttaCAGGTCaccttacggcagttatatgctaTGATATGCAGATCAATTATTgcacaacatttattttttcgaaatacgaaatcattttaaaatgttattttctccACAGAAATGCTACAATGGTGTTGTTAGAGGAGTCACAGAGCTTCGGTTTGAACAAGACCTTCCTAGCATCTAACCTTCAGTCATTATTGCCATCCAGATCCGACATCAGGAGTGGTTTAAAAAGGTATGGTAGCCGATATGTACGTGAAGTTGGCGACCTAGCGGCCTGCTGGTGCGAAGTTGGCGGCCTGGCAGCCTGTATCCCATATCAAAGAAGTTCTTCTACTTCGTACATCTCTTTAAGTAGAAggtttatttttagtaatgttGCACCattaatacagtcgaaactcgctatgttatctttgttttctCGAAggtctggttatgtcgaacttttcTCGTTTAAGTTGTACAccttttgtatttcggttatatcgaatgttcatTATTTCGAAGTGATTTTCTAGATCCCGACGACTTTAATCTatcgagttttgactgtatactCAAGgctcaaaaataaataatggtaAATGCATTTTCGATTTAATACCAGGACAAACAGTCGGTGTGATATTTAACTTGCCGAGAAAACAAGCAACACTTAATAATTGCTTACCAGCATAAATATTTTGcgttttgttcatttgttgtcATCTTGAGCGTATCCACTCCCCATAGTGTACATTTCATGCCCTCAGATTGATGATAACCATCTAAACTCTGGTGTAATACCCTGAAATGTTTGTAGAGCAAATGAAAATTGTCGTGAAAATACCGATTAACAATTAATCATCACATATGagataaaaatcaatgtatCTTTTAATCAGACAACACAACTGAATTAGCGCTATAACGCCAAAGGAGAAAACGTAATCAaattaaatacttgtttattaTTGCAGGAATATGTTATCCAACAAAGATCTGTTTGACGGAAACGGGCGCAGAAAAAATATGAGGTATCGTCTGCTGAATAACATGGGTTCAATTGGTAACCATGACTCCAGTGCTCTACATAATTTCTCATCCGGGTCCTTTTGGGAAACTGTAGGATTTATAACAGGcgatgaccatgaccttgacgcCGTGGTTTTGCCCGGGTACACGCTAATTGGACCATCTGAACAAGCACGAGAGTTTTTCACGGTGGTTACTCGTCCAGCCGAACCTTTTATCTACATCCGGGGACCTGTGAAATCACGTGCTTCATGTTCCACAGGAAATGCTTGTATAGAAGTGTTTACCAACGATCCCTTAGCTATTGATGCGGCTTTGCAGATGTTTAAAAGTGGTATTAGTCCGGTGAATAATAATTACGAGATCTTCTGCTGCGAAGGAATTGTCGTGGACATTTTGCATTCATTATCTGTAGAGGTGAAATTCGATTTTCTCATGTATTTCAAGAATGATTCCATGTATGGACGTAATGTGAACGGGTCATGGAACGGCATTATTGGCGACGTTGTAAATGACGTTGCTGACATCATGGCTGGTGCAATAACCATGACGTCAGAGAGACTGCAGGCCGTGGATTTTACGGAATCATTTTATTTCTCGTCTTACAAAATGGTCACCAACACCGAAGAAAACGTAACCCCGCTATTTGCGTTTATAAGTCCTTTTCATCCAATGGTGTGGATAACGATCATCGCCAGTGCTATATCGGTTGCCATAGCAACGTCTTTGTTCGAGTGGAACAGTCCATTTGGTCTTAATCCATGGGGTAAAAAGCGGGAAAAGAATTACACACTTGGTTCAGCCCTCACAATGGTTTTCTTAATGTGGTTCGGCCGCATGTTGCTCACCAAGTCTCCAAAGAGCTGGCCGTCCAAGTGGCTTCAGAACTTTTGGGCTGGAACGGCGCTTATTCTTCTGGCCGGCTACACGGCCAAACTGGCCGCCTTCCTCGCTGGTAGCGCTTACGTGGATCATTACTTTAGTATACTTGACAGCAAGGTAAGTTATAGTAAATGTATCAACAATCGCCGGGTTAAAGAGaaagttttaaatgatatttaaataggAAACCTTCCAACTTTTACCCCTGACATTAAAGGGCAGCTTTTCACCTCAGAATAGGGCTTATATTCCATTTTCAACCCTGAATATATAGGGCAGCTTAAGCCTTTTGCCCCCAAGTTTAGTGCTTATCTTCCCGCTTTTACTCCTTGCTGTGTAGGGCAGCTTTCCCCCACAGGTTTAAGGCTCATCTTCCCGCGTTCACCCCTGAAAATATAGGGCAGCTTTGCCCCCAGGTCTAGGGCTTATCTTCCTCCTTTTAAACACCCCTTGCTATGTAAGGCAGCTTTTCCCCACAAGTTAGGGCTCATCTTCCCACTTTCACTATTGGGCAGCTCTTGCCCACAAGTTTAGGGCTCATCTTCGCGCTTTCACTCCTCGCTATGTCGGGCAGCTATGTCCCAAGGTTTGGGTCATTTCTTCCCGATTTCGCCCCTTGCTCTATAGGACAGCTTTGCTCCCAGGTGTAGGACTTATCTTCCCGCTTTCACCCCTTGCTATGTAGGACAGCCATTGCCCCTAGACTAGCATTCTTCCTACTTTCACCCCTGGCAACACAAGGTACTATCTGCCCAGATTAGAATGCATGTTCCAACCTTTATCAATAGGGTACACCGATGACAATACAGGGCTTATATTAATCAATACTCGGGCAATACGGAACATTTTTTGCTCAGACTTTGTTTTTTCTCCCCGCAGCTACTTCTCACATTAGGGCACTGGGCAGTTCTGttcatatatgttgttttttcgcCACTAACACCAGGCTATACAGAGCAGTCTTTGCTCAGATTAGGGCCTTGCTTCTAATTTATATCACTTGCAATACAGGACAGTTCCTGCTCACATTAGGGCCTTTCTTCCCGCTCATATCCCTGGCAATACAGAATAGTTCCTGCTCACATTAGCGCCTTTCTTTCCGTTTATTTCCCTACCTATACAGGGCAATTCCTGCTCACATTAGGGCCTTGCTTCTCGCTTATATTCCCTGGCAATACAGGACAGCTCCTGCTCACATAAGGGCATTGCTTGCCGCTTTTATTCCTGGCAATACATGACAGTTCCTGCTCACATAAGGGCATTTCTTCCCGCCTATATCCCCTGCAATACAAGACAGTTCCTGCTCACATTAGAGCCTTGCTTCTCGCTTATATTCCTGGCAATACAGGACAGTTCCTGCTCACATTAGGGCCTTGCTTCACGCTCGCTTATATTCATGGCAATACAGGACAGTTCCTGTTCACATTAGCGCCTTGCCTCTCATTTATATCCCCTGCAATACAGGACAGTTCCTGCTCACAGTAGGGCCTTGCTTCTCGCTTATATTCCCTGCAATACATGACAATTTCTGCTCACATTAGGACCTTGCTTCTCGCTTATATTCCTGGCAATACATGACAATTTCTGCTCACAGTAGGGCCTTGCTTCTCGCTTATATTCCCTGCAATACATGACAGTTCCTGCTCACATTAGGACCTTGCTTCTCGCTTATATTCCCTGCAATACATGACAGTTTCTGCTCACATTAGGACCTTGCTTCTCGCTTATATTCCTGGCAATACATGACAGTTCCTGCTAACATTAGGGCCCTTCTTCCCGCTTATAAATACACCTGACAGTGCTATACAGCTTTCGTGAAGATTTGGCCGTGGTCTATTTACATTATAAAACTATGCTGGTAATACTTCTGATGACTGACGGaaacatttcaaattcattattttatatatttcccTTCATTTCACGATTTAgcgatttttgaaaaatgtttgagCTCTCGTTTGTCATTATGCGTTGTGGTTGCATTCAGTCCGAAGTAACGTCACGAAAATGTAGACATCATCAATGTCAAGGGGAGAATCATGAAGTCTAACGGTCAAGGTCAATGGTattgttttctgaaaaaataaattaatttaaattcttATTGAAAAATCCTTGAGCTCTCGATTGTCATTTTGCATTATGGTTTCCTTCAATCACAGATAACCAACATAAACACATCGTTATTCATTTATACCGCacaccattcggaactcctcggccattttttcaaaaacaacctcggatgtatgcaggtacatcagttgaaatagttcgtaaaattttgaattctatcattaattaaatgtagtgtttcagagttgtatttattgatctaagtttaaattgattgccatgaaattgaattattgcaaacataattaagaattccaagagttaagtcacaaagtttaaatgctaaataaaattactacgcgatctacttgcagcggacttaaacgtgccacttttttgagtatgtaaaccgtccaaatacatccgaggttgttttcgataaaatggccgaggagctccgaatgaccGCACACTAGTTTAAAAGtgaacgttgtccttgacaacaaCATGGTTCTATACAATAATATCACTTACTATCTTTCAATCAACCATGATCAGTCCAGAGAACTCAAGACACTCATAGGTTACCTTGACCTTTCGTATTGTATGTTTTACAGTTACTTAACCAGCGTGTAGGGGTGGTACCCACCAGCGCTGTGGAGGAGTATGTGAAAGTCGTCAACGCGGATCTGGGTACGAAATTAAGGAAGCACCACGTCCTGGATCTGCAGGAGGCCTTCCGGAAACTCAGGTGaacatttttatagtttatagCTCTTTAGCTCTTCCAGGGGTTGGGTGGGGGCACCTGGTGCGTTCAAAATCGGTCAAATTTACGTTTATTTCAATACAGGagtaaatattcataaaatactCACAAATGAAATCATGCATTTTTGGACTTAAAAAAGTTTCCTTGGGGGAAGACCCTAAAAAAATCCATGCCAACACTTTAacccaaatatttatttttttattctgagGGAGAGGCGCAAGTAAAAAAGGTTACGTCCCAATGTtacgcccctctaacgtcaattcctgaataactatcgaaaacaatggttcttatggagGATACAGTGTTTATTTTGAACACAAGGTTCGGAAAACATAGTATGTCTACCTTATgggacgatagttgatcactgtaaacaTTTTtggactcaccagtcatttaatatttgtgcgtgttcagctattgaatacacggtAACAATTTTGTTAGcagtaataatattttccataaatgcattatttagtaagtagttaaggTTAATAACTCAGGATTTAAatgttatacatgcatatgtactgattttaaatacgagtttcactttaaaggaATGGTCAACTTGACATGTATTTGGACGACACTCCACTACTTGAGCACGCGCTCTCTATCCGGGACGATAACTGCTCCATCCGGTTTGTATCAAGGCACTTCGGAGAAAACTCGTACGCCTTTGGGGTCAAGAAGGGATCATGGATAAAGGTTTGGTTCCGTCTTTAAGCACTCTGAATATCTATGAAACAGTTTTCTGTTAAGAATATACAACAAGCACCGATTTCCTAAAATGcgtttcaaacaaaacatttaccgTCTGTCCGTAGCTTTACGTGTGTACCTGAGGACTCTTAacagtggcggatccaggatttgacgttagaggggcgttacttaggggcgtacCCTAATGACTTGCGCACCTCCCTcagaaacgaaatttatttgggGTTTCTtgtctgaaatggtgcattttagacgtatgtttttacttttcttctcctttattgaaatcaaaagtAAACAAGGACGATTTTAGGGTACACtctgcgccccc comes from the Mya arenaria isolate MELC-2E11 chromosome 13, ASM2691426v1 genome and includes:
- the LOC128215257 gene encoding glutamate receptor ionotropic, NMDA 2B-like, with protein sequence MAVTSLSIDEQMNVTLVNATDNLFSSLKLLNETGDTYKITTWIGIGGDHVNNAVSCVARARNTPGLIYTTSHRRKTIYSEDMLLLHPDREGLASAVVSLIGIRVVGNAFLLYEDIYSGDGFLEVFSRDQYGNMENKNRLAAVRRGQTDVDLRLQLLIIHDAGFRILIVHTSHAMFQRIATAASGLPNFDKGIAWLLTEAALLPSAMSTVTREHRGSIPTGLLAVDGFEEDMYAEIIGLAVKSVRNATMVLLEESQSFGLNKTFLASNLQSLLPSRSDIRSGLKRNMLSNKDLFDGNGRRKNMRYRLLNNMGSIGNHDSSALHNFSSGSFWETVGFITGDDHDLDAVVLPGYTLIGPSEQAREFFTVVTRPAEPFIYIRGPVKSRASCSTGNACIEVFTNDPLAIDAALQMFKSGISPVNNNYEIFCCEGIVVDILHSLSVEVKFDFLMYFKNDSMYGRNVNGSWNGIIGDVVNDVADIMAGAITMTSERLQAVDFTESFYFSSYKMVTNTEENVTPLFAFISPFHPMVWITIIASAISVAIATSLFEWNSPFGLNPWGKKREKNYTLGSALTMVFLMWFGRMLLTKSPKSWPSKWLQNFWAGTALILLAGYTAKLAAFLAGSAYVDHYFSILDSKLLNQRVGVVPTSAVEEYVKVVNADLGTKLRKHHVLDLQEAFRKLRNGQLDMYLDDTPLLEHALSIRDDNCSIRFVSRHFGENSYAFGVKKGSWIKQRVDGLLLNYVEMGYIEDLKWKYMGHNRQCTGTFPIESDDSDNWRFGFSHTKGLFVMLLGTIGLALVLFAFEHLVYFVLVPRLRGLPPSSCWRSRNLEYFSQRLYRALNSEKVRPPVRVLMSKAESTANLSRPGTRSDVMELGVRHWYKCQSFINSDNIFTISDHIGYERSVIDEHHHHVCYRYTRSTAEIQRRKLSSRENSRDFVFDNPVFEQDDTDGDADSNLSNEDSFSSFNPAPNSSRVQIENMSLTLGTEEYKSIKRGKTASISECHVTFSPHIKRYETWPSPQRRRRSLKRTSVNNVRSVPPGNNLTNFRQRSISSKHMLVNEIETNRCRRCSSRPADSPSKRQSFSRFELKDNRIKSSLRYHTMASIERRPSHRLDASAFETLSKEDLLVLWKRSEIELQTKLNRILHHNNHLRNIVELIEEQHLAQRSRRSEIADDLPSVDEIVTTRL